A section of the Oreochromis aureus strain Israel breed Guangdong linkage group 22, ZZ_aureus, whole genome shotgun sequence genome encodes:
- the LOC116318885 gene encoding sodium/hydrogen exchanger 3-like isoform X1, whose translation MLRCGYALFWLLGSVLLICVVSPVKGEAVVTHEGSHLKLSKSSHSNESQHGHSSNTTGIPIISFKWHHVETPYLVAFWVLVSFLGKLVIEANHHVTSVIPESALLICFGFILGGMIWGADKVQTFTLTPTVFFYFLLPQVILDAGYHMPNKLFFTNLGGILVHAVIGTCWNAASLGLSLWGCQMGGAMGDLDIGLLQYLLFGSLMAAVDPVAVIAVFEQVHVNDVLFIMVFGESLLNDGVTVVLFNVFDAFVSLGGPKIDAAEIIKGIVSFFVVAFGGSLVGLVFGLLISLLTRCTKNIQIIEPGFIFVLGYLSYLTAEMLSLSAILSIVFCGMCCQKYVRANMDENSVQTVRYAMKAFANGSETIIFVFLGISAIDKVIWVWNTGFILLTLLFVLVYRFIGVFFLTWILNRFRLVPLEFVDQVIMSYGGLRGAVAYGLAVMLDENKIKEKNLMVCTTLIVVYFTVILQGITMKPLVMWLKVKRAAVTEVSLLEKLTNKMFNHTLVAIEDISGQIGHNYMRSKWKYFEENWMSWILMKPSARKKQDQLFDVFHQLNLKDAMEYVTEGERRGSLEFVRNENSIIDFKKKSESESFDINNANMSNDHGAMSNTSRDPIPSVSLEMHEQTMKAVREAEAINAHHLLDQHLYKSRKQHRHRFSRSHFDINRDEKEVQEIFQRTMRNRLESFTSAKMGVKPPKTIVKHTQKEQQQKMPNGKSMDKAKTSYSGDEGSEGDSASGYDQSYMRATYRAGAGIENPAFMPDLDPMDLLQIPPWLAESELDSSMVALSHRAQVDLPRTPSNLRRLAPLRISTRSTDSFTLENIPDTQQMDSDQLPPPPPPRPPRDDGYV comes from the exons atgctACGCTGTGGATATGCACTCTTCTGGCTGTTGGGGTCAGTGTTGTTGATCTGCGTTGTGTCACCAGTGAAGGGTGAAGCTGTGGTAACACATGAGGGGTCCCACCTGAAGCTGTCCAAATCCAGTCACTCGAATGAGTCTCAACATGGCCACAGCTCCAATACCACAGGAATACCCATCATTAGCTTTAAGTGGCACCATGTGGAGACCCCTTATTTAGTGGCTTTTTGGGTACTGGTGTCATTTTTGGGCAAACTGG TCATTGAGGCCAACCATCATGTCACCAGCGTCATACCTGAGAGCGCCCTGCTCAtctgttttggcttcattttggGTGGGATGATTTGGGGTGCAGACAAGGTGCAAACCTTCACACTGACCCCGACAGTCTTCTTCTACTTCCTGTTGCCTCAAGTCATTCTGGATGCAGGCTACCACATGCCAAACAAGCTCTTCTTCACCAACCTGGGCGGAATCTTGGTCCATGCTGTCATTGGGACCTGCTGGAATGCCGCCAGCTTGGGGCTGTCACTGTGGGGGTGCCAAATGGGAGGAGCCATGG GTGACCTGGACATCGGTCTGCTGCAGTATCTTCTTTTCGGAAGTCTGATGGCTGCTGTGGACCCCGTGGCGGTCATcgctgtgtttgagcaggtcCACGTTAACGACGTCCTCTTCATCATGGTGTTTGGAGAGTCGCTGCTCAACGACGGTGTAACAGTG GTGCTCTTCAATGTGTTTGATGCATTTGTGTCACTGGGAGGACCTAAAATTGATGCTGCAGAAATTATCAAAGGAATAG TTTCCTTCTTTGTGGTTGCATTTGGTGGTTCCCTTGTGGGCCTTGTTTTTGGCCTACTAATTTCACTTCTGACCAGATGCACAAAAAACATCCAGATCATCGAGCCAGGCTTCATCTTTGTTTTGGGATATCTTTCCTACCTGACTGCTGAGATGCTTTCTCTGTCTGCTATCCTTTC GATTGTCTTCTGTGGAATGTGCTGTCAGAAGTACGTCAGAGCAAACATGGATGAGAATTCTGTCCAAACAGTCAGATATGCCATGAAGGCTTTTGCCAACGGATCAGAAACCATCATCTTTGTTTTCCTCGGCATCTCGGCCATCGATAAGGTTATCTGGGTTTGGAACACGGGCTTCATCCTACTCACGCTCCTCTTCGTCTTGGTGTATAGATTCATTG GTGTGTTTTTCCTCACCTGGATCCTCAACAGGTTCAGGCTGGTGCCCTTGGAGTTTGTAGATCAGGTGATTATGAGCTACGGTGGCCTACGAGGAGCTGTTGCGTATGGCCTGGCTGTGATGCTGGATGAGAATaagataaaagagaaaaacctgATGGTCTGCACTACACTCATTGTGGTGTACTTCACTGTCATCTTGCAG GGAATAACAATGAAACCTCTGGTCATGTGGCTTAAAGTAAAGAGAGCTGCAGTGACTGAGGTTTCACTCCTAGAGAAATTGACAAACAAG ATGTTTAATCATACTCTGGTTGCCATAGAAGACATATCAGGACAAATAGGACACAACTACATGAGGAGCAA GTGGAAGTATTTTGAGGAAAACTGGATGTCATGGATTTTGATGAAGCCATCTGCAAGGAAGAAACAAGACCAACTCTTTGATGTCTTCCATCAGCTGAACCTCAAGGATGCTATGGAATATGTGACTGAA GGTGAGCGGAGGGGCTCTCTGGAGTTTGTCCGTAATGAAAATTCCATTATTGACTTCAAGAAAAAGTCTGAAAGTGAATCCTTCGATATCAACAATGCAAATATGTCAAATGATCATGGTGCAATGTCCAATACGAG TAGAGATCCCATTCCATCAGTGAGCCTGGAAATGCATGAGCAGACCATGAAGGCTGTGAGGGAAGCTGAGGCAATTAACGCTCACCACCTTCTGGATCAGCATCTCTACAAGAGCAGAAAACAG CATCGGCACAGATTCAGTCGCAGCCATTTCGATATCAACAGAGATGAAAAAGAAGTCCAGGAGATCTTCCAGAGAACCATGAGGAACCGACTGGAGTCGTTCACGTCTGCAAAAATGGGCGTCAAACCACCAAAGACGATTGTcaagcacacacaaaaagaacagcagcagaag ATGCCAAATGGAAAGTCAATGGACAAGGCTAAAACCAGCTATTCTGGTGATGAGG GCTCAGAGGGAGACAGCGCTTCTGGCTATGACCAATCATACATGAGAGCCACGTACAGAGCAGGAG CTGGGATTGAGAACCCAGCCTTCATGCCGGACCTGGACCCCATGGATTTGTTGCAGATTCCGCCTTGGCTTGCGGAGAGTGAGCTCGACAGCAGCATGGTGGCTCTATCACATCGAGCTCAGGTGGATTTGCCAAGGACCCCAAGCAACCTGCGCCGCCTGGCCCCTCTTCGCATCAGCACTCGCTCCACTGACTCCTTCACACTGGAGAACATTCCTGACACACAGCAGATGGACAGCGATCAATTGCCACCGCcccctcctcctcgtcctcccaGAGACGATGGCTACGTGTAG
- the LOC116318885 gene encoding sodium/hydrogen exchanger 3-like isoform X2, which produces MIKEKKKYILPLANREVIEANHHVTSVIPESALLICFGFILGGMIWGADKVQTFTLTPTVFFYFLLPQVILDAGYHMPNKLFFTNLGGILVHAVIGTCWNAASLGLSLWGCQMGGAMGDLDIGLLQYLLFGSLMAAVDPVAVIAVFEQVHVNDVLFIMVFGESLLNDGVTVVLFNVFDAFVSLGGPKIDAAEIIKGIVSFFVVAFGGSLVGLVFGLLISLLTRCTKNIQIIEPGFIFVLGYLSYLTAEMLSLSAILSIVFCGMCCQKYVRANMDENSVQTVRYAMKAFANGSETIIFVFLGISAIDKVIWVWNTGFILLTLLFVLVYRFIGVFFLTWILNRFRLVPLEFVDQVIMSYGGLRGAVAYGLAVMLDENKIKEKNLMVCTTLIVVYFTVILQGITMKPLVMWLKVKRAAVTEVSLLEKLTNKMFNHTLVAIEDISGQIGHNYMRSKWKYFEENWMSWILMKPSARKKQDQLFDVFHQLNLKDAMEYVTEGERRGSLEFVRNENSIIDFKKKSESESFDINNANMSNDHGAMSNTSRDPIPSVSLEMHEQTMKAVREAEAINAHHLLDQHLYKSRKQHRHRFSRSHFDINRDEKEVQEIFQRTMRNRLESFTSAKMGVKPPKTIVKHTQKEQQQKMPNGKSMDKAKTSYSGDEGSEGDSASGYDQSYMRATYRAGAGIENPAFMPDLDPMDLLQIPPWLAESELDSSMVALSHRAQVDLPRTPSNLRRLAPLRISTRSTDSFTLENIPDTQQMDSDQLPPPPPPRPPRDDGYV; this is translated from the exons atgataaaagaaaagaagaagtatATTTTGCCTCTTGCAAACAGAGAAG TCATTGAGGCCAACCATCATGTCACCAGCGTCATACCTGAGAGCGCCCTGCTCAtctgttttggcttcattttggGTGGGATGATTTGGGGTGCAGACAAGGTGCAAACCTTCACACTGACCCCGACAGTCTTCTTCTACTTCCTGTTGCCTCAAGTCATTCTGGATGCAGGCTACCACATGCCAAACAAGCTCTTCTTCACCAACCTGGGCGGAATCTTGGTCCATGCTGTCATTGGGACCTGCTGGAATGCCGCCAGCTTGGGGCTGTCACTGTGGGGGTGCCAAATGGGAGGAGCCATGG GTGACCTGGACATCGGTCTGCTGCAGTATCTTCTTTTCGGAAGTCTGATGGCTGCTGTGGACCCCGTGGCGGTCATcgctgtgtttgagcaggtcCACGTTAACGACGTCCTCTTCATCATGGTGTTTGGAGAGTCGCTGCTCAACGACGGTGTAACAGTG GTGCTCTTCAATGTGTTTGATGCATTTGTGTCACTGGGAGGACCTAAAATTGATGCTGCAGAAATTATCAAAGGAATAG TTTCCTTCTTTGTGGTTGCATTTGGTGGTTCCCTTGTGGGCCTTGTTTTTGGCCTACTAATTTCACTTCTGACCAGATGCACAAAAAACATCCAGATCATCGAGCCAGGCTTCATCTTTGTTTTGGGATATCTTTCCTACCTGACTGCTGAGATGCTTTCTCTGTCTGCTATCCTTTC GATTGTCTTCTGTGGAATGTGCTGTCAGAAGTACGTCAGAGCAAACATGGATGAGAATTCTGTCCAAACAGTCAGATATGCCATGAAGGCTTTTGCCAACGGATCAGAAACCATCATCTTTGTTTTCCTCGGCATCTCGGCCATCGATAAGGTTATCTGGGTTTGGAACACGGGCTTCATCCTACTCACGCTCCTCTTCGTCTTGGTGTATAGATTCATTG GTGTGTTTTTCCTCACCTGGATCCTCAACAGGTTCAGGCTGGTGCCCTTGGAGTTTGTAGATCAGGTGATTATGAGCTACGGTGGCCTACGAGGAGCTGTTGCGTATGGCCTGGCTGTGATGCTGGATGAGAATaagataaaagagaaaaacctgATGGTCTGCACTACACTCATTGTGGTGTACTTCACTGTCATCTTGCAG GGAATAACAATGAAACCTCTGGTCATGTGGCTTAAAGTAAAGAGAGCTGCAGTGACTGAGGTTTCACTCCTAGAGAAATTGACAAACAAG ATGTTTAATCATACTCTGGTTGCCATAGAAGACATATCAGGACAAATAGGACACAACTACATGAGGAGCAA GTGGAAGTATTTTGAGGAAAACTGGATGTCATGGATTTTGATGAAGCCATCTGCAAGGAAGAAACAAGACCAACTCTTTGATGTCTTCCATCAGCTGAACCTCAAGGATGCTATGGAATATGTGACTGAA GGTGAGCGGAGGGGCTCTCTGGAGTTTGTCCGTAATGAAAATTCCATTATTGACTTCAAGAAAAAGTCTGAAAGTGAATCCTTCGATATCAACAATGCAAATATGTCAAATGATCATGGTGCAATGTCCAATACGAG TAGAGATCCCATTCCATCAGTGAGCCTGGAAATGCATGAGCAGACCATGAAGGCTGTGAGGGAAGCTGAGGCAATTAACGCTCACCACCTTCTGGATCAGCATCTCTACAAGAGCAGAAAACAG CATCGGCACAGATTCAGTCGCAGCCATTTCGATATCAACAGAGATGAAAAAGAAGTCCAGGAGATCTTCCAGAGAACCATGAGGAACCGACTGGAGTCGTTCACGTCTGCAAAAATGGGCGTCAAACCACCAAAGACGATTGTcaagcacacacaaaaagaacagcagcagaag ATGCCAAATGGAAAGTCAATGGACAAGGCTAAAACCAGCTATTCTGGTGATGAGG GCTCAGAGGGAGACAGCGCTTCTGGCTATGACCAATCATACATGAGAGCCACGTACAGAGCAGGAG CTGGGATTGAGAACCCAGCCTTCATGCCGGACCTGGACCCCATGGATTTGTTGCAGATTCCGCCTTGGCTTGCGGAGAGTGAGCTCGACAGCAGCATGGTGGCTCTATCACATCGAGCTCAGGTGGATTTGCCAAGGACCCCAAGCAACCTGCGCCGCCTGGCCCCTCTTCGCATCAGCACTCGCTCCACTGACTCCTTCACACTGGAGAACATTCCTGACACACAGCAGATGGACAGCGATCAATTGCCACCGCcccctcctcctcgtcctcccaGAGACGATGGCTACGTGTAG
- the olah gene encoding S-acyl fatty acid synthase thioesterase, medium chain isoform X2, with amino-acid sequence MDKVVNCFKNRPDAVARLICFPWAGGGSIHYARWGNVLSSSVEVLAVKLPGRESRAKEPFFENMQQIVDEVISVLLPLLKEKPFALFGHSFGAFTSFAVADALKKIHNMEPVHIFLSGASAPYSETRIKTPKRSDLSDEDFLKWLISIGGTPPELLANPEVLKLFLPTLKADLHVVENYRCNKASSPLFSCPVTCFDGKDDIPHDLQAWKDITSGDFTIKMFHGSHFYLKDSGNEKIILDYITKHLETSEMDYL; translated from the exons ATGGACAAGGTGGTAAACTGTTTCAAGAACAGACCAGATGCTGTTGCCAGACTGATCTGCTTTCCCTGGGCAGGTGGAGGGTCCATACACTACGCTCGCTGGGGAAATGTCCTCAGCAGCTCTGTTGAAG tgttGGCTGTCAAACTTCCCGGCAGAGAGAGTCGAGCTAAAGAGCCATTCTTTGAAAACATGCAGCAGATCGTGGATGAAGTCATTAGTGTGCTGTTGCCGCTGCTAAAGGAGAAGCCATTCGCTCTGTTTGGCCACAG TTTCGGTGCCTTCACAAGCTTCGCTGTTGCAGACGCTCTGAAGAAAATTCACAACATGGAGCCAGTTCACATCTTTCTGTCTGGTGCTTCTGCACCTTAT TCAGAGACTCGCATTAAAACCCCAAAGAGAAGCGACTTGTCTGATGAAGATTTTCTGAAGTGGTTAATTTCGATTGGAGGGACTCCTCCTGAGCTGCTGGCGAACCCTGAAGTCCTCAAGCTCTTCCTTCCCACCCTGAAGGCTGACCTGCACGTCGTGGAGAACTACAG ATGTAACAAGGCGAGCAGCCCGCTTTTCTCCTGCCCGGTCACGTGTTTCGATGGGAAGGATGACATTCCTCATGATTTACAAG CTTGGAAAGACATCACATCAGGAGATTTCACCATAAAGATGTTCCACGGATCTCATTTCTACCTGAAGGACTCTGGAAACGAAAAAATAATTTTGGACTACATCACAAAACATTTAGAAACCTCAGAAATGGACTATTTATAA
- the olah gene encoding S-acyl fatty acid synthase thioesterase, medium chain isoform X1: protein MEQTESNGMDKVVNCFKNRPDAVARLICFPWAGGGSIHYARWGNVLSSSVEVLAVKLPGRESRAKEPFFENMQQIVDEVISVLLPLLKEKPFALFGHSFGAFTSFAVADALKKIHNMEPVHIFLSGASAPYSETRIKTPKRSDLSDEDFLKWLISIGGTPPELLANPEVLKLFLPTLKADLHVVENYRCNKASSPLFSCPVTCFDGKDDIPHDLQAWKDITSGDFTIKMFHGSHFYLKDSGNEKIILDYITKHLETSEMDYL from the exons ATGGAGCAGACAGAAAGTAATgg CATGGACAAGGTGGTAAACTGTTTCAAGAACAGACCAGATGCTGTTGCCAGACTGATCTGCTTTCCCTGGGCAGGTGGAGGGTCCATACACTACGCTCGCTGGGGAAATGTCCTCAGCAGCTCTGTTGAAG tgttGGCTGTCAAACTTCCCGGCAGAGAGAGTCGAGCTAAAGAGCCATTCTTTGAAAACATGCAGCAGATCGTGGATGAAGTCATTAGTGTGCTGTTGCCGCTGCTAAAGGAGAAGCCATTCGCTCTGTTTGGCCACAG TTTCGGTGCCTTCACAAGCTTCGCTGTTGCAGACGCTCTGAAGAAAATTCACAACATGGAGCCAGTTCACATCTTTCTGTCTGGTGCTTCTGCACCTTAT TCAGAGACTCGCATTAAAACCCCAAAGAGAAGCGACTTGTCTGATGAAGATTTTCTGAAGTGGTTAATTTCGATTGGAGGGACTCCTCCTGAGCTGCTGGCGAACCCTGAAGTCCTCAAGCTCTTCCTTCCCACCCTGAAGGCTGACCTGCACGTCGTGGAGAACTACAG ATGTAACAAGGCGAGCAGCCCGCTTTTCTCCTGCCCGGTCACGTGTTTCGATGGGAAGGATGACATTCCTCATGATTTACAAG CTTGGAAAGACATCACATCAGGAGATTTCACCATAAAGATGTTCCACGGATCTCATTTCTACCTGAAGGACTCTGGAAACGAAAAAATAATTTTGGACTACATCACAAAACATTTAGAAACCTCAGAAATGGACTATTTATAA